A genome region from Acidobacteriota bacterium includes the following:
- a CDS encoding PQQ-binding-like beta-propeller repeat protein: MKNSKLEGWLVWVSLGCLCALPAAADWPQFRGPGGSGVAAEDESLSPSWPEAGPKVLWRKALGDGFATPVAAGDAIYVLAGDAEGEFAVRFDPASGEEDWRTPIGPLFEEAFGNGPRSTPTVDGDVLFALSSTGMLSALSLKDGAVRWQVDAGEAWGAKVPQRGFCPSPLVVGDLLILEIGGSEGRGIVALDKANGKARWSHGEYRTGYSTPVVATIDGVEQLIFAHSTVPFIEGVDLKGKSLWKHEWPPGTIAMPVFVPPNRVLVSATADVGAVLLEIARQDGEFAATEVWRNRLLKNHFSSSLVLGGEIYGFDNGTLKCLDAATGEQCWAKRGFGKGSLIAADGKLVVLGDRGQLALVEATPEAYKELGSMTAFESKTWSSPALTDGRLLLRDQAEILCLEVGERG, encoded by the coding sequence ATGAAGAACTCGAAGCTCGAAGGGTGGCTGGTGTGGGTGAGCCTGGGGTGCCTGTGCGCTCTGCCGGCGGCGGCCGACTGGCCGCAGTTCCGAGGCCCCGGGGGATCGGGAGTCGCGGCCGAGGACGAGAGCCTGTCCCCCTCCTGGCCGGAGGCTGGGCCCAAGGTGCTCTGGCGCAAGGCACTGGGCGACGGATTCGCCACCCCGGTGGCGGCCGGCGACGCCATCTATGTGCTCGCCGGCGACGCCGAGGGCGAGTTCGCGGTGCGTTTTGATCCGGCCAGCGGCGAGGAGGATTGGCGTACCCCCATCGGTCCGCTCTTCGAGGAGGCCTTTGGCAACGGTCCCCGCTCCACCCCGACGGTGGACGGCGATGTGCTCTTCGCCCTCTCCTCCACCGGCATGCTGAGCGCGCTATCCCTCAAGGACGGCGCGGTGCGCTGGCAGGTGGATGCCGGTGAGGCGTGGGGGGCCAAGGTGCCCCAGCGCGGCTTCTGCCCTTCGCCGCTGGTGGTGGGCGATCTGCTGATCCTCGAGATCGGGGGTTCCGAAGGCCGCGGCATCGTCGCCTTGGACAAGGCCAACGGCAAGGCCCGCTGGAGCCACGGCGAGTACCGCACCGGCTATTCGACGCCGGTGGTGGCGACCATCGACGGGGTCGAGCAGCTGATTTTCGCTCATTCGACGGTGCCCTTCATCGAAGGGGTGGATCTCAAAGGCAAGAGCCTGTGGAAACACGAATGGCCGCCGGGCACCATCGCCATGCCGGTGTTCGTGCCGCCGAATCGGGTGCTGGTCTCGGCCACCGCGGATGTCGGTGCGGTGCTGTTGGAAATCGCTCGCCAGGACGGCGAGTTCGCCGCCACGGAGGTGTGGCGCAACCGGCTACTCAAAAACCACTTCAGTTCCTCCCTGGTTTTGGGTGGGGAGATCTACGGCTTTGACAACGGAACTTTAAAGTGCCTCGATGCCGCCACCGGCGAGCAGTGTTGGGCCAAGCGCGGCTTCGGCAAGGGTTCGTTGATTGCCGCCGACGGCAAATTGGTCGTTCTCGGCGACCGCGGGCAGCTCGCCCTGGTCGAGGCGACGCCGGAGGCCTACAAGGAGCTGGGTTCGATGACCGCCTTTGAATCGAAGACCTGGAGTTCACCGGCACTGACCGATGGCAGACTGCTACTGCGCGATCAGGCGGAGATTCTCTGCCTGGAGGTGGGTGAACGTGGTTAG
- a CDS encoding DUF1579 family protein produces MLVACLAVEVPAFSQDPSLAELLAKHIAAKGGAEALANLEGLHLEGNYTAFSVPAPFTLLRWRGDDRSAVRFEYSMLEKPVVEVFDGSEGWAFNELSGVEWPAPMLPPERASLRAFSDLTTPLVGHADQGYELELAGREDFDGVDSWRIDLRRDGDGEGDERAESWFLDATSFLEAGAVVPRVDFGSGHQGRLYFSDFRPVGGVMIPHRVEEEFFMRHRVMEVAKAVANPSIDPAVFDLPLLAPMEDLASLAGDWQVKVETRPYPGAAWAEAETTSTITSSFGGSRLEERIVLQLGGRAIDHLNTLTWDRFRETYQWTRFDNFSSLLDILRGTRGEDQRIVTDNLETGTALGKGSPIYQRASLYEVTDDGFQVDLSVSTDGGENWFHNVRLTYSRE; encoded by the coding sequence GTGCTCGTTGCCTGTCTCGCCGTCGAGGTGCCAGCCTTTTCGCAAGACCCCTCGCTCGCCGAACTGCTGGCGAAGCACATCGCCGCCAAGGGAGGGGCCGAAGCCCTGGCGAACCTCGAAGGGTTGCACCTCGAAGGCAACTACACGGCGTTTAGTGTGCCCGCTCCCTTTACCCTCTTGCGCTGGCGGGGAGATGATCGGTCGGCGGTGCGCTTCGAGTATTCGATGCTCGAAAAGCCGGTGGTCGAAGTCTTCGACGGCTCCGAGGGCTGGGCCTTCAACGAGCTGTCCGGCGTGGAGTGGCCGGCTCCCATGCTGCCGCCGGAGCGGGCGTCGCTGCGTGCTTTTTCGGATCTCACCACTCCGTTGGTGGGCCATGCCGACCAAGGCTACGAGTTGGAGCTCGCCGGGCGCGAGGACTTCGATGGAGTGGACTCCTGGCGCATTGATCTACGCCGTGACGGCGATGGCGAAGGCGATGAGCGAGCCGAATCCTGGTTTCTCGATGCCACGAGCTTCTTGGAGGCCGGCGCGGTGGTTCCACGGGTCGACTTTGGCAGCGGGCACCAGGGGCGGCTGTATTTCTCGGACTTCCGGCCGGTGGGCGGGGTGATGATTCCTCACCGGGTGGAGGAAGAGTTCTTCATGCGCCACCGGGTGATGGAAGTGGCGAAGGCCGTCGCCAATCCGTCGATCGATCCCGCCGTCTTCGACCTGCCGTTGCTCGCACCGATGGAGGATCTGGCCTCTCTCGCCGGCGACTGGCAGGTGAAGGTCGAAACCCGCCCCTACCCGGGAGCAGCCTGGGCCGAGGCGGAGACGACCTCCACCATCACGTCGTCCTTCGGCGGTTCGCGGCTGGAAGAGCGGATTGTCCTACAGCTTGGGGGTCGCGCGATCGACCACCTCAACACCCTGACCTGGGACCGTTTTCGGGAGACCTACCAGTGGACCCGCTTCGACAACTTCAGCAGTCTGCTGGACATCCTGCGGGGTACACGCGGCGAGGACCAGCGCATCGTGACGGACAACCTGGAGACGGGAACGGCTCTCGGCAAGGGATCGCCGATTTACCAGCGGGCGTCGCTCTATGAGGTGACCGACGACGGCTTCCAGGTGGATCTTTCGGTGTCGACGGACGGTGGCGAGAACTGGTTCCACAACGTACGCTTAACCTACAGCCGAGAGTGA